CACAAGATGCGCAGCCCGCACAAGGTATGTCGGTCGTGCTGGAAGTCGCTCCGGGATTGGGGCGGCAAGACCCAGCTCATGCACCCGGAGGGCACGGTGGTCTCCGACATCTGGAAGGACCTTCCCCGGGCGGACAACTACTCCGGTCTCTCCCAGCCGGTTCTCGACGAGATTCTCCGCCTGGTTGACTTCCCCGGGCCGACGATTCGAGGGCTGGTCTACCGGGGCGGCGAGCCGCATCGCCCCGAGCCGATCCCGGTCCGCGAGCCGGGCGACCTCCTATCGAACCCGATTCCCGGCGCGATGCTCGATGTCGTCCACCAGGACGACGCGGTGGAGGTCCTGCGCCGATACCCGGACAACTCCATTGATCTCGCCTTCGCCGACCCGCCGTACAACATCAACAAGGAATATGGAGTCCACGACGACGACTGGGACTCGCGGAGATACCTCACCTGGTGCGAGCAGTGGCTCTCGGAGTACGCGCGCGTCCTGAAACCGACGGGATCGCTGTACGTGCTCAACCTCCCGCGCTGGGCGATGCATCACGCCGCGTTCCTCAATCGGAAGCTGAGCTTCCGGAACTGGATAGTCTGGGACGCCCGATCCGACCCGCGAGGCAAGCTTATCCCATCGCACTACAGCCTGCTGTTCTATACGAAGCGCCCAACCGGGTTCACGTTCAACTACGATGCCGTGAGAACCCTCGACGAGCGCAACTACTGCCTGCGGGCGTCGTGCGTCACGAGGCGCAAGGCATCAGGCGACGACGAGAAGGAAGACCTTACGGACATCTGGTGGGATATCCACCGGATCAGGCACAGGCGCGATAGGGACTATCACCCGTGTCAGCTCCCGGACGCCCTGCTCGAACGGATCATCCGGCT
Above is a genomic segment from Armatimonadota bacterium containing:
- a CDS encoding site-specific DNA-methyltransferase: MDTESLDIRYASRRSLMTDLRAVPDGSLDLIVLASEPLRDFRPYLDECVRALRKGGLLFVQGTPERLPEVGVYLDGRLRFRFWIAVESATRTSSGGLPSVHAGVLLFARGETLNIHKMRSPHKVCRSCWKSLRDWGGKTQLMHPEGTVVSDIWKDLPRADNYSGLSQPVLDEILRLVDFPGPTIRGLVYRGGEPHRPEPIPVREPGDLLSNPIPGAMLDVVHQDDAVEVLRRYPDNSIDLAFADPPYNINKEYGVHDDDWDSRRYLTWCEQWLSEYARVLKPTGSLYVLNLPRWAMHHAAFLNRKLSFRNWIVWDARSDPRGKLIPSHYSLLFYTKRPTGFTFNYDAVRTLDERNYCLRASCVTRRKASGDDEKEDLTDIWWDIHRIRHRRDRDYHPCQLPDALLERIIRLSSNEGDIVLDALCGTGTTPVIAATLNRRYVGIDLDPGYVEISRRKLEVVENAGALVRDSISRPRRRFTKKELQMELCALADSLGRVPEPEDVERMSRYDLDAFLSVFPTWGKAVQAARLRIASETDRAR